The Halomonas qaidamensis genome includes the window ACTATTACCTGCTTCGGTCGTGGCGGTGCTGGTAGGACTGTGTAGTTTGTGGCTAACACCTGCGGGTGCACTACAAACTGAGGCCGCGCTTGAAGAGCAGCGCAGCCGATTGGATGTGTCAGTACTGGCGCCAGGGCGTTTCCAAGATTTCGGTGGAGGGCGTACCGCTTACATCAGCGATTTCAGCAGTGATGGCACTGAAATGCAGGAGGTGCTGGTTCATGAGCAGCCTGTTTCTGGTGCGGAAAAGACCCATAGCTATGTGACCCGTGCAGGCTCTGGCTATCAGGAAACCAGCGTGGAAACTGGTAGCCGTTTTCTAGTGCTGGAGGATGGCGAGCGCTATGGCGTAACACCGGGAAAGCAGGCTGCCGAGCGGTTAACCTTTGAACGTTACACGCTGCGCCTGGGCTTAAGCCGAAATAGACAAGAGCTGGATTCATTAGAGTACGCGACCACGGCTGAGCTATGGAACGACCCCACTCCTCGTGCCCAAGCGCAGTTTCAGTGGCGTGTAGGTTTGCCGCTAATGGTGTTTATATTGGCATTGCTAGCTCAGCCGCTTTCCAGAGTAAACCCTCGCCAGGGTCGGTTTGCAAAACTGTTGCCTGCTGTTTTTCTTTATGTCGCTTATTTAAGCCTGCTATTGGCGGCGGTGGATGCCATTGGCAGCGGCGCGCTGGCAGTTGCGCTTGGGGTTTGGCCGGTACACGGGCTGTTTTTGGCGCTTGGCTGCCTGCTGCTATGGCACTCGCAACGTAAAGGAATGCGCTAATGAAGGGGCTAACTCATGCTTGCTGATCGTCTT containing:
- the lptF gene encoding LPS export ABC transporter permease LptF, which gives rise to MILFRYLTREVLLTMSAVAGILLLVIMGSRFIRYFSDAAEGDIPVTILGSLMVFHLPGFMELILPLSFFLGILLAYGQLYMNSEITVMVACGMSPMRLLRVTLLPASVVAVLVGLCSLWLTPAGALQTEAALEEQRSRLDVSVLAPGRFQDFGGGRTAYISDFSSDGTEMQEVLVHEQPVSGAEKTHSYVTRAGSGYQETSVETGSRFLVLEDGERYGVTPGKQAAERLTFERYTLRLGLSRNRQELDSLEYATTAELWNDPTPRAQAQFQWRVGLPLMVFILALLAQPLSRVNPRQGRFAKLLPAVFLYVAYLSLLLAAVDAIGSGALAVALGVWPVHGLFLALGCLLLWHSQRKGMR